The genomic stretch CCAGGAGTTCATCGGTGCGGCGGTCCAGGTTCTGGGCGGCACGGTAGATGTTTTTAGCCAGGTCCTGCCTCGGATCGCCGGACAATTCGTCGACGAACAATTCAGCGGAAGCCAGCATGGCGGTAAGCGGGGTTTTAAGTTCATGAACCAAAGCCCGGTTGAACTCCGCCCTCCGTTGTATCTCACGGTCAAGTTCCTGGTTGAGCCGCTTGAGATCCGCGGTCCGGTCAGCCACTTCTTGTTCCAGTAGTTGCCGTTGCCGTGCGACCGCTTTCAACCTTAGATAATAAATGCCGTAGGCGATGAGGACGCCCAGCGCGGCGGCCACCATGTTCACCCACCAATCGTCAGGAATTTGAAGATCGATGCCATCGATCGGACCATCCGCTTCCTGGTCGGAAGAACCGGCGGCAGGCACCGTGGATAAGCCAGCGGGATCTTTCGGTGCCGTTCCCGCATGCAGGATTGTGCCGGTATCCGGGACGTTCGCGGTCAGCGATAAGACCATGAAAAGGACCAGAAGCACCCTGTGAACCCGGAAATTGTGATTGAGTATATGGCGCAGCATTAAGGCATTTTAGTACATTGCTCATCCGCTGGCAAAGAAACCTGATAAAAACAAGACAGCCCCGTCACGGACGGGACTGTCTGACTTAAAAAGCGGGCGGGCTAATCTTCCAGGAGCGAGGGAATATCCTTGCCCATGTCGTTGATGTCTGCAAGCTTGTGGCGGAGTTCCACCTGGCGCTGTTTGATGACCGGGATCAGGGTGAGCGAGTCGGAGTAGAAATTGCGCACTCTTTCCACATCGGAGAGTTCCGAGAGGATCACGGTTACGGTTAACTTGTTGGAGCCGCGGGGATAATCACCGTTACGGATAATGGCGTTGGGGCAAAGCTCCCGCATCCATTCGTTCAGCTCTCGCATCATGTCCATGTTCATCTCCTTGGGGGGAGCTGAAACCAGGTAGATGGCGCGGCCGGCTTCCTTGGGATTGCATTTGAGCGACATTTCGCTGATGGCCTCGTCCATAGCCTGGATGCCCTTATGGGTTTCGGAGGTTTTCTTGCGGAAGTCTGTGCTGCGCTCGAAAAGACTGAAAGACTTGCTCAGGTCGGATTGCCCGGAGCCTAACACGGACCAGCCGGAAAGTGTCTGGATAATGTCGCCGGCATCGAGCGTCTTGGCGCCGATGAACTTGGGGTTCTTTTCTTCCCCGGCGCACAGCAGGTCGTAAAAAGGCTCGACGATGAGTTCGTTGATGCGGGACATGTTGTTGCCCAAGGAAGAATCTTTCATAACGTAGCGCTGGTTATCGATGAGAAAGACACAATCGGAGATGGAGTAGATGGATTTAAGACAGACCGCGGAGTTGTAGGAAGCCCGTTCCTCGGTTTCGCGCTCATGCTCGAACGGCAAAGCCAGTAAGGAATACAGCGGTTTGTCGGGATAACGTTCTTTGATCCGCTGCGCGATGATCGAGATCGAGCCCGATCCCGTGCCGCCGGCGGAACTGGCCGCCAGGAGGAAGGCGTCCGCCTCATAAAAATGGCGCGCGCTTCGTAGAGCGTCGATGACCTTGTCAGCATCAGCCCGGGCTACCTCGGCGCCAAGTTCATTGATCTTGCCGACGCCATGACCGCCGGTCTTGCGTCCGCCGATCAGGATGCGGTGCTGATAATCTGGTTCGATGGTGGTAAGCCCGGTAAGATCCGCGGCGTCGGTGTTGAC from Dehalogenimonas sp. THU2 encodes the following:
- a CDS encoding HAMP domain-containing sensor histidine kinase; this encodes MLRHILNHNFRVHRVLLVLFMVLSLTANVPDTGTILHAGTAPKDPAGLSTVPAAGSSDQEADGPIDGIDLQIPDDWWVNMVAAALGVLIAYGIYYLRLKAVARQRQLLEQEVADRTADLKRLNQELDREIQRRAEFNRALVHELKTPLTAMLASAELFVDELSGDPRQDLAKNIYRAAQNLDRRTDELLDVTRGEIGILTVTAKPGDIGPLLVSMADTLRPAAARKRHSLNIDIPDNLPPVKMDDDRVRQVLYNYLTNAIKYTPERGRITLKAYPADSELKVEVIDSGPGISREAQIRLFEPYYRVPRSGGEQLSGLGLGLALSKMIIGLHNGRVWVESAPGKGTTFGFALPLAEPKEHS
- a CDS encoding tubulin/FtsZ family protein gives rise to the protein MKLIVVGLGQAGSRIADEFARINKRAQSQRGIEICPGIFAVNTDAADLTGLTTIEPDYQHRILIGGRKTGGHGVGKINELGAEVARADADKVIDALRSARHFYEADAFLLAASSAGGTGSGSISIIAQRIKERYPDKPLYSLLALPFEHERETEERASYNSAVCLKSIYSISDCVFLIDNQRYVMKDSSLGNNMSRINELIVEPFYDLLCAGEEKNPKFIGAKTLDAGDIIQTLSGWSVLGSGQSDLSKSFSLFERSTDFRKKTSETHKGIQAMDEAISEMSLKCNPKEAGRAIYLVSAPPKEMNMDMMRELNEWMRELCPNAIIRNGDYPRGSNKLTVTVILSELSDVERVRNFYSDSLTLIPVIKQRQVELRHKLADINDMGKDIPSLLED